The following are from one region of the Arcobacter defluvii genome:
- a CDS encoding EAL domain-containing protein has protein sequence MDIQDKDIIFRFTKDLTLLYLSIDKNDNSINYFKKIFKKMIFSNNEIDVFKKFNESEISVLIADTEIPELEVFSLITRVKKINPKLITIIYSHNEDKEVFIKAISCGVNGYLSKPLDENQFLAILSKFIETEKIKVDKFFLKKQYDAIIDENTIVSKTNRHGIITFANENFCKSSEYTSSELIGKSHNIVRHPENPKELFKDLWNTIKVKKEPWTGVLKNLSKSGKPYFIKTTIKPIFDLNGEITEYISIRSNVNTVMSDKKQLIEKINEKGLHLLILIQIEDFNILDKFYNMLIVDKIEKIFGFNLLTYLPNSYIFDTIYYLGNGQFALLTEFFDFLSTHTNINDYLNSLVKNVKESRLIVDEIEYDLNVIVSYSFGREHLYEDSKYGLDEAIKKSEIIKYSNDFSIKEQIEAKKNMEVIKMVKIALENYNVISYFQPIINNKTKKIEKYESLVRIIDENQNILSPHEFLDISKKGNYYNKITHRVLENSFKILKQISTKISINLSSLDIEKEETRTKLFQLLDEYESDRHRVIFELLEDENVKDFQVIKAFIKKVKSMGVMIAIDDFGAGYSNFERLLEFNPDILKIDGKLIKNIANDNYSRNIVETIVTFTKKQNIITIAEFVENEEIFNILDELGVDYSQGYYFGKPENMNF, from the coding sequence ATGGATATTCAGGACAAAGATATAATATTTAGATTTACAAAAGACTTAACACTATTATATTTATCAATAGATAAAAATGATAACTCAATAAATTATTTTAAGAAAATATTCAAGAAAATGATTTTTTCAAATAATGAAATTGATGTATTTAAAAAATTTAATGAAAGTGAAATATCTGTATTAATTGCTGACACAGAAATTCCAGAGCTGGAAGTTTTTTCATTAATAACAAGAGTTAAAAAAATAAATCCTAAACTTATCACAATAATTTATTCCCATAATGAAGATAAAGAAGTTTTTATAAAAGCAATCTCTTGTGGAGTAAATGGCTATCTTTCTAAACCTTTAGATGAAAATCAATTTTTAGCTATTTTAAGTAAATTTATAGAAACTGAAAAAATAAAAGTAGATAAATTCTTTTTAAAAAAACAATATGATGCAATTATTGATGAAAATACAATTGTTTCTAAAACAAATAGACATGGGATTATTACCTTTGCAAATGAAAATTTTTGTAAATCATCTGAATATACAAGTTCAGAGTTAATAGGTAAAAGTCATAATATTGTACGACATCCAGAAAATCCAAAAGAGTTATTCAAAGATTTGTGGAATACAATAAAAGTCAAAAAAGAGCCTTGGACAGGAGTATTAAAAAATCTTTCTAAAAGTGGAAAACCTTACTTTATAAAAACAACAATTAAACCTATATTTGACTTAAATGGTGAAATTACTGAGTATATAAGTATAAGAAGTAATGTAAATACTGTAATGAGTGATAAAAAACAGTTGATTGAGAAAATAAATGAAAAAGGTTTGCATCTTTTAATTCTTATACAAATAGAGGATTTTAATATTCTTGATAAGTTTTATAATATGTTGATTGTTGATAAAATTGAAAAAATATTTGGTTTTAATTTATTAACATATTTACCTAATTCTTATATTTTTGACACGATTTATTATTTAGGAAATGGTCAATTTGCATTATTGACCGAGTTTTTTGATTTTTTATCAACTCATACAAATATAAATGATTATTTAAATAGTTTAGTAAAAAATGTAAAAGAATCACGTTTAATCGTTGATGAAATAGAGTATGATTTGAATGTTATTGTTAGTTATTCATTTGGAAGAGAACATTTATATGAAGATTCAAAGTATGGTTTAGATGAGGCAATTAAAAAAAGTGAAATAATTAAATATTCAAATGATTTTTCTATAAAAGAGCAAATAGAAGCTAAAAAAAATATGGAAGTAATCAAAATGGTAAAAATTGCTCTTGAAAATTACAATGTAATTTCTTATTTTCAACCAATAATTAATAATAAAACAAAAAAGATAGAAAAATATGAATCTTTAGTTAGAATTATTGATGAAAATCAAAATATTTTGTCTCCTCATGAATTTTTAGATATATCAAAAAAAGGTAATTATTACAATAAAATTACTCATAGAGTTTTAGAAAATTCATTTAAAATTCTAAAACAAATTTCAACAAAAATCTCTATAAATCTCTCTTCTTTAGATATTGAAAAAGAAGAAACAAGGACTAAACTTTTTCAATTATTAGATGAGTATGAAAGTGATAGACATCGAGTTATTTTTGAACTACTTGAAGATGAAAATGTTAAAGATTTTCAAGTTATTAAAGCTTTTATCAAAAAAGTAAAAAGTATGGGTGTTATGATTGCAATTGATGATTTTGGAGCAGGATATTCAAATTTTGAAAGATTATTAGAGTTTAATCCTGATATTTTAAAAATTGATGGAAAATTGATAAAAAATATAGCAAATGATAATTATAGTCGAAATATAGTTGAAACAATAGTTACATTTACAAAAAAACAAAATATTATTACTATTGCTGAATTTGTAGAAAATGAAGAGATTTTTAATATTCTCGATGAATTAGGAGTTGATTATTCTCAAGGTTACTATTTTGGAAAACCTGAGAATATGAATTTTTAA
- a CDS encoding bifunctional protein-serine/threonine kinase/phosphatase has protein sequence MSKENIKSSGFSLAKGKELTGDDFYEIKQFEDFTIAVLCDGVGSAVEGANAAKKVTHHIINNFKNLPSVWSFEKAIKEFLTSINSILYAKSIQEYERPEYVTTVTVVVIKGNRLYGANVGDSRIYLLRDNKLSQLSIDHNEEGMDNVLSNAIGIDKNVDIYYFENNIQKDDKILMCSDGLYNLMSSDTLSKHLVNGAYHIVKKASSLVEDNLPDDTTAIVLEILDDDYREILKNLDLEIPEKLNKGDIIDGYELVQSLIRNDRTWICKKNEQEYVIKFAPLEAIDNETILDLYVKEAWNAKRLKAGFFPKSFIPKYRTARYYLMTKLDGVNLKQYLKKRQLTIDDAINLTKTLITMEEYLLKYNLVHGDVKPENIIVIQRDDKRIFKIIDFGSITEIFSITSKAGTPSYLAPERFKESTINEKTEIFSIGVTIYQALTGSYPYGEIEPFQNPSFSKPKNPKSLNSKIPDWLNSIILRAISVDENRRYENYSYMKYELENPTKVKPFFDKKAPFLEKSPKKFYKIGFYLLLILNFILFLQISSN, from the coding sequence ATGAGTAAAGAAAACATCAAATCTTCAGGTTTTTCACTTGCTAAAGGTAAAGAGTTAACTGGTGATGACTTTTATGAGATTAAACAATTTGAAGATTTTACTATTGCTGTACTTTGTGATGGAGTTGGAAGTGCAGTTGAAGGTGCAAATGCAGCTAAAAAAGTTACTCATCATATTATCAATAATTTTAAAAACCTACCAAGTGTTTGGAGTTTTGAAAAAGCTATAAAAGAATTTTTAACTTCGATTAACTCTATTCTTTATGCAAAATCTATTCAAGAATATGAAAGACCTGAATATGTAACAACTGTAACTGTTGTAGTAATCAAAGGAAATAGACTTTATGGTGCAAATGTTGGAGATAGTAGAATTTATCTTTTAAGAGATAATAAACTATCTCAACTATCAATTGACCACAACGAAGAGGGAATGGATAATGTTTTATCAAATGCAATTGGTATAGATAAAAATGTAGATATTTACTATTTTGAAAATAACATCCAAAAAGATGACAAAATTTTAATGTGTAGTGATGGTTTATACAACCTAATGAGTAGTGATACTCTTAGTAAACATCTAGTAAATGGAGCTTATCATATCGTTAAAAAGGCTAGTTCTTTAGTTGAAGATAATCTTCCTGATGATACAACTGCTATTGTCTTAGAAATTTTAGATGATGATTATAGAGAAATATTAAAAAACTTAGATTTAGAAATCCCAGAAAAATTAAATAAAGGTGATATTATCGATGGTTATGAATTAGTTCAATCATTAATTAGAAATGATAGAACTTGGATTTGTAAAAAAAATGAGCAAGAATATGTAATCAAATTTGCCCCACTTGAAGCAATAGACAATGAAACTATTTTAGATTTATATGTAAAAGAAGCTTGGAATGCAAAGAGATTAAAAGCTGGTTTTTTCCCAAAATCATTTATTCCAAAATATAGAACAGCAAGATATTATCTTATGACTAAACTTGATGGGGTAAATCTAAAACAATATCTGAAAAAAAGACAACTAACAATCGATGATGCGATAAATCTTACAAAAACCTTGATAACGATGGAAGAGTATTTATTAAAATACAATTTAGTTCATGGAGATGTAAAACCTGAAAATATTATTGTAATTCAAAGGGATGATAAAAGAATATTTAAAATCATTGATTTTGGTTCAATCACTGAAATCTTTTCTATTACAAGTAAAGCTGGAACGCCTTCATATCTTGCTCCTGAAAGATTTAAGGAAAGCACTATAAATGAAAAAACAGAGATTTTTTCTATAGGAGTTACAATTTATCAAGCTTTAACAGGTAGTTATCCTTATGGAGAAATTGAACCTTTTCAAAATCCATCTTTTTCAAAGCCAAAAAATCCAAAATCTTTAAACTCAAAAATTCCAGATTGGCTAAATAGTATAATATTAAGAGCGATTAGTGTTGATGAAAATAGAAGATATGAGAACTATTCATATATGAAATATGAACTTGAGAATCCAACAAAAGTAAAACCATTTTTTGATAAAAAGGCTCCTTTTCTTGAAAAATCACCTAAAAAGTTCTATAAAATTGGATTTTATTTACTTTTGATTTTAAATTTTATTTTATTTTTACAAATATCTTCAAATTAA
- a CDS encoding MFS transporter, with protein MSLKELKGQGHWPTVLAAFLYFDFSFMVWTMLGPLATEISESLKITQNFVMNADQKATLLAIPVLGGAILRVLLGFLVDKIGAKKTALMSQFVVVCGLFYAYFKGEQITYNELLIVAFVLGFAGGSFAVALPQAGQWYPPKLQGVVLGLAGAGNIGVVIDFIFAPKIAEIWGWQSVFLVGAVLSTFIFFVYLFMAKDAPETVYKANPKKLKDYGKLLKDKDTWWFCLFYAVSFGGFVGFANYMKVYLLNTYKPEMTEFGLGFLSETNVLVVAGYFGALCIFAGAVLRPVGGAIADKLGGVKSLYFFYGIVSLLAIINATFNLPFGLAILVLFLIMANLGMANGAVFQLVPQRFGKDIGIMTGIVGCAGGLGGTALIKTLGWSQSTFEGYTAGFFIFATVVLVAISGISLVKTRWRTTWGASSGGRI; from the coding sequence ATGTCATTAAAAGAATTAAAAGGACAAGGACACTGGCCAACAGTTTTAGCAGCCTTTCTTTACTTTGATTTTAGTTTTATGGTTTGGACGATGTTAGGTCCTTTAGCTACAGAAATTAGTGAATCATTAAAAATCACTCAAAACTTTGTAATGAATGCTGACCAAAAAGCAACATTATTAGCAATTCCTGTATTAGGTGGAGCAATATTAAGAGTACTTCTAGGATTTCTAGTTGATAAAATTGGTGCTAAAAAAACAGCTTTGATGTCACAATTTGTTGTTGTTTGTGGTCTTTTTTATGCTTATTTTAAAGGTGAACAAATAACTTATAATGAGTTATTAATAGTTGCATTTGTTTTAGGATTTGCTGGTGGTTCATTTGCTGTTGCTCTTCCACAAGCAGGACAATGGTATCCTCCAAAACTTCAAGGTGTTGTTCTTGGACTTGCAGGTGCTGGAAACATTGGTGTTGTTATTGATTTCATTTTTGCTCCTAAAATTGCAGAAATTTGGGGTTGGCAATCAGTATTTTTAGTAGGTGCTGTTTTATCAACTTTTATCTTTTTTGTTTATTTGTTTATGGCAAAAGATGCACCTGAAACTGTTTATAAAGCTAATCCTAAAAAATTAAAAGATTATGGAAAACTATTAAAAGATAAAGATACTTGGTGGTTTTGTCTATTTTATGCGGTAAGTTTTGGTGGTTTCGTTGGTTTTGCAAACTATATGAAAGTATATTTATTAAATACATATAAACCTGAAATGACTGAATTTGGTTTAGGTTTCTTAAGTGAAACAAATGTATTAGTTGTTGCAGGATATTTTGGTGCGTTATGTATTTTTGCAGGTGCAGTTTTAAGACCAGTTGGTGGAGCAATAGCTGATAAATTAGGTGGAGTAAAATCTTTATACTTCTTCTATGGAATAGTTTCTTTACTTGCAATTATAAACGCAACATTTAATTTACCTTTTGGTTTAGCTATATTAGTATTATTTTTAATCATGGCTAATCTTGGTATGGCAAATGGTGCAGTATTTCAATTAGTACCTCAAAGATTTGGTAAAGATATTGGTATTATGACAGGAATTGTTGGATGTGCTGGTGGTCTTGGAGGAACAGCATTAATTAAAACTTTAGGATGGTCTCAAAGTACATTTGAAGGTTATACAGCTGGATTCTTTATCTTTGCAACTGTAGTTTTAGTTGCTATTTCTGGAATTTCTTTAGTAAAAACAAGATGGAGAACAACTTGGGGAGCAAGTTCTGGAGGAAGAATATAA
- a CDS encoding glutathionylspermidine synthase family protein, translating to MELKKLTPLSDEYLESIGFVWHTDSDNSSYVSDEIVVINEEEANAYYEACNELYDMFIEAGEYVIENNLFHELNIPFNLVEIIKESWESNVHWHLYSRFDLAGGIDGQPIKLIEFNADTPTSLFETAIIQWAMLKANGLDEMSQFNGLYEALKDNFKRIITLDTDIEKFEEYYSTLGWKILFSSISSSTEDINTTKLLQHIASEAGFNTDFEFIENVQFSDDGIFKNDELFEFWFKLIPWENIGIEESELALLLTEIIKEKKAIIFNPAYTLMFQSKGFMKILWDLYPNHPLLLETSFEPLVDKKQVEKRCFGREGANTKIINSDGTIDEQTSGEYAGHKPIYQEFVEFPKDSNGNYYQAGVFFAYEACGLGFRRGGKILNNMSKFVGHIIQ from the coding sequence ATGGAATTAAAAAAATTAACTCCTTTGAGTGATGAATATTTAGAATCAATTGGTTTTGTTTGGCATACAGATAGCGATAATTCATCTTATGTAAGTGATGAAATAGTTGTTATAAATGAAGAAGAAGCAAATGCTTATTATGAAGCTTGTAATGAATTATACGATATGTTTATAGAAGCAGGAGAGTATGTAATTGAAAACAATTTATTTCATGAATTAAATATTCCTTTTAATCTTGTAGAAATCATAAAAGAATCTTGGGAAAGTAATGTTCACTGGCATTTATACTCAAGATTTGACTTAGCTGGTGGAATAGATGGACAACCTATAAAACTGATTGAATTTAATGCTGATACACCAACTTCACTCTTTGAGACAGCAATCATTCAATGGGCAATGTTAAAAGCTAATGGTTTAGATGAGATGAGTCAATTTAATGGTTTATATGAAGCTTTAAAAGATAATTTTAAAAGAATAATTACTTTAGATACAGATATTGAAAAATTTGAAGAATATTACTCAACACTTGGTTGGAAAATACTATTTTCTTCAATTTCAAGTTCAACAGAAGATATAAATACTACAAAACTATTACAACATATTGCTAGTGAAGCTGGATTTAATACTGATTTTGAATTTATTGAAAATGTACAATTTAGTGATGATGGAATATTTAAAAATGATGAACTTTTTGAATTTTGGTTTAAATTAATTCCTTGGGAAAATATAGGAATCGAAGAGAGTGAATTAGCCCTACTTTTAACTGAAATTATAAAAGAAAAAAAAGCTATTATTTTTAATCCTGCATATACTTTGATGTTTCAATCAAAAGGATTTATGAAAATTTTATGGGATTTATATCCAAATCATCCTCTACTTTTAGAAACCTCTTTTGAACCATTAGTCGATAAAAAACAAGTTGAAAAAAGATGTTTTGGAAGAGAAGGTGCAAATACTAAAATCATCAATTCAGATGGAACTATCGATGAGCAAACAAGTGGAGAATACGCCGGTCATAAACCAATCTATCAAGAATTTGTAGAATTTCCAAAAGATTCAAATGGAAATTATTATCAAGCAGGAGTATTTTTTGCTTATGAAGCTTGTGGTTTAGGATTTAGACGTGGTGGAAAAATTTTAAATAATATGTCAAAATTTGTTGGACATATAATCCAATAA
- a CDS encoding UPF0323 family lipoprotein has protein sequence MKKRNYIKKISDYAIVGGLGAFLVIGLTGCDDKGSNNQNQGQNDAFTNASQKQGAFVIIEQSADGKYKIADEFPASKTTIVLRNPDGTERILTQEEIDKLVREEEAKIDAGTSALTNPNAEVSNGGMGLGGVLLSSIAGAMIGSWLGNKLFNNQNYQNQRQTQYKSPQTYSKSQSSFSKSPSTGTNTNSSTKKTGFFGNTSNSNTTKSSGSSVFGG, from the coding sequence TTGAAAAAAAGAAATTATATTAAAAAAATATCAGATTATGCAATAGTTGGTGGTTTGGGTGCGTTTTTAGTTATTGGACTTACAGGTTGTGATGATAAAGGAAGCAATAACCAAAATCAAGGTCAAAATGATGCTTTTACAAATGCAAGTCAAAAACAAGGTGCTTTTGTAATTATTGAACAATCTGCTGATGGAAAATATAAAATTGCAGATGAATTTCCTGCTTCAAAAACTACTATTGTTTTAAGAAATCCTGATGGAACTGAAAGAATTTTGACTCAAGAAGAAATAGATAAACTTGTAAGAGAAGAAGAAGCAAAGATTGATGCTGGAACTTCTGCACTTACTAATCCAAATGCTGAAGTGAGTAATGGTGGAATGGGACTTGGTGGAGTTTTATTGTCTTCAATTGCAGGTGCAATGATTGGTTCTTGGCTTGGAAATAAATTATTCAATAATCAAAATTATCAAAATCAAAGACAAACACAATATAAATCACCTCAAACTTATAGTAAATCTCAAAGTTCTTTTTCAAAAAGCCCATCAACGGGAACTAATACAAATAGTTCAACTAAAAAAACTGGATTTTTTGGGAATACAAGTAATTCTAATACAACTAAATCTTCTGGTTCATCAGTATTTGGAGGTTAA
- a CDS encoding GGDEF domain-containing protein, translated as MKVLSIILIIIILLQADEKKDITLQLNWLNQFQFAGYYVAKEKGFYKDVGLNVTINELKDKQELTNIIKDGKVDFAIGRSSLLINKINGDDIVILGAIFQHSPLMLLTTNEEIKTIKDIKNKTIMITPDAEFTASITAMLNSNDINRKDLKIFKHSFNVDDLINKKVDLMSCYISNEPIILQEKGIKYKIFHPKDYGFDFYSDILFTSSKFIKENPLTTKSFYEATLKGWEYAFKNKTEAAEIIYKKYNTQNKSLINLIKEAEILESLVIDKDNRQIGFLDKNKLEKIFEVFKVLGLTNGKINLDNFIYTNNHHKKIIFEIAYEQKNMFIMLVIFISIIFVLTIFFLSRIHTKKKLLDAVINTSDDLIYYKDQRLKYIGCNDAFKRFANKSENEILGKDDFDIFENKFAKIFRDNDLKVLRTNKMSIDEEWLEFDNKLLLFQSKKRPLKYTETKIGILGVSRDITSLYEIQKKLEEQATVDELTKVYNRKSFNERLKEKIEMFRRYESNFCLALVDIDDFKKVNDTFGHDIGDEVLIKVCGIAKENIRNTDLIFRIGGEEFVILYPKTLIDEAFLSIEKITHIIKNENIIKNHQITLSVGLTQMKENDDEASIFKRIDDLMYISKKTGKDKITVD; from the coding sequence ATGAAAGTTTTATCAATAATACTAATAATTATAATTTTGTTACAAGCTGATGAAAAAAAAGATATAACATTACAATTAAATTGGTTAAATCAATTTCAATTTGCAGGATACTATGTTGCAAAGGAAAAAGGATTTTATAAAGATGTTGGATTAAATGTAACAATAAATGAATTAAAAGATAAACAAGAATTAACAAATATTATAAAAGATGGAAAAGTTGATTTTGCAATTGGACGTTCTTCTTTACTTATAAATAAAATAAATGGTGACGATATTGTAATTCTTGGAGCAATATTTCAACATTCTCCTTTGATGTTACTTACAACTAATGAAGAAATAAAAACAATAAAAGATATAAAAAATAAAACTATTATGATTACACCTGATGCTGAATTTACAGCTTCAATCACTGCTATGTTAAATTCAAATGATATAAATAGAAAAGATTTAAAAATTTTCAAGCACTCTTTTAATGTAGATGATTTAATAAATAAAAAAGTTGATTTAATGTCTTGTTATATTTCAAATGAACCTATTATACTTCAAGAAAAAGGAATAAAATATAAGATTTTTCATCCAAAAGATTATGGATTTGATTTTTATAGTGATATTTTATTTACTTCATCAAAATTTATAAAAGAAAATCCACTAACTACAAAAAGTTTTTATGAAGCAACTTTAAAAGGTTGGGAATATGCTTTCAAAAATAAGACTGAAGCAGCAGAAATAATATATAAAAAATACAATACTCAAAATAAATCTCTTATCAATCTTATAAAAGAAGCTGAAATACTTGAGAGTTTAGTCATTGATAAAGATAATAGACAAATAGGTTTTTTAGATAAAAATAAACTTGAAAAAATATTTGAAGTTTTTAAAGTATTAGGATTAACAAATGGAAAAATAAATTTAGATAATTTTATTTATACTAATAATCATCATAAGAAAATCATTTTTGAAATTGCATATGAACAAAAAAATATGTTTATAATGCTAGTTATATTTATAAGCATTATTTTTGTATTAACTATATTTTTCCTAAGTCGGATTCATACTAAAAAGAAATTATTGGATGCTGTTATAAATACAAGTGATGATTTAATTTATTATAAAGATCAAAGGTTAAAATATATTGGTTGTAATGATGCTTTTAAAAGATTTGCAAATAAATCTGAAAATGAAATCTTAGGAAAAGATGATTTTGATATATTTGAAAATAAATTTGCAAAAATTTTTAGAGATAATGATCTAAAAGTTTTAAGAACAAATAAAATGTCAATAGATGAAGAATGGTTAGAATTTGATAATAAATTATTGCTTTTCCAATCAAAAAAAAGACCTCTAAAATATACTGAAACAAAAATAGGAATTTTAGGTGTAAGTAGAGATATTACAAGTCTTTATGAAATTCAAAAAAAACTTGAAGAGCAAGCAACAGTAGATGAACTAACAAAAGTTTATAATAGAAAATCTTTTAACGAAAGACTAAAAGAGAAAATAGAAATGTTTAGAAGATATGAAAGTAATTTTTGTTTGGCTTTAGTTGATATTGATGATTTTAAAAAAGTAAATGATACTTTTGGTCATGATATAGGAGATGAAGTTCTTATAAAAGTTTGTGGAATTGCAAAAGAAAATATTCGAAATACTGATTTAATATTTAGAATTGGTGGAGAAGAATTTGTGATTTTATATCCTAAAACTTTAATTGATGAAGCTTTTTTATCTATTGAAAAAATAACTCACATAATAAAAAATGAAAATATAATAAAAAACCATCAAATTACATTAAGTGTTGGATTAACACAAATGAAAGAAAATGATGATGAAGCTTCTATATTTAAAAGAATTGATGATTTAATGTATATTTCTAAAAAAACAGGAAAAGATAAAATTACAGTTGATTAA
- a CDS encoding ATP-binding protein, translated as MKLKKLRLENFRSYRELDINFDYNMNIIIGKNDVGKSTVMEALEIFFNNDLVKLQQDDLNIDAQKEGMTSLKIILSFKVEDSDTIVIDSSNPTNLEDEFLLDKNGLLTLIQECDCSKNITKASIKYSLECDYPSVWKDKPKINLKINDLKKELNELVDNEVISEEAYESITKSANAPIRQALYKYLLEEEDKNDRTTIQIDLAKGDESKSLKESIDKNLPLYFLFQSDRANKDSDDDVQNPLKIAIQKALQNDKIKNMLDEVEKLMKEQIKQVGDDTLAKLQEMDPAIASTLNPNYSKEPDWKSVFKFNFTGNDIPLNKRGSGVRRLVLLNYFRAEADRKINDRYNKSVIYAIEEPETSQHPDYQQMLIKSLLELSSHKNHQVIITTHTPNIAKMVELENVIAIIKDETGNIKKYKDFDLLFEDIKNTLGVLPSIDIKNISKVKCIVCLEGKLDVEFLLNINDQISEYKEIIELKDNNEILIIPMGGSTIQYWANKNLLKKLQINQVHIYDSDIGSDEPNKYSKYFDSINSQGLNNFTFETKKREMENYIHHNIINDTYEGFPIIYSEEWDTLDLGEEVAKYVHNNSENSEIDWDEIEDKDKKKKKVSRVKQRFNEELSKQITKQHLEELEAFEEIKEWFEKIKEATRG; from the coding sequence ATGAAATTAAAAAAATTAAGATTAGAAAATTTCAGAAGCTATAGAGAACTAGATATTAATTTTGATTACAATATGAATATCATTATAGGGAAAAACGATGTTGGTAAATCAACAGTTATGGAAGCTTTAGAAATTTTTTTTAATAATGATTTAGTAAAACTTCAACAAGATGATTTAAATATAGATGCACAAAAGGAAGGTATGACCTCTTTAAAAATTATCTTATCTTTTAAAGTAGAAGATAGTGATACTATAGTAATTGACTCTTCAAATCCTACTAATTTAGAAGATGAATTTTTATTAGATAAAAATGGTTTATTAACATTGATTCAAGAGTGTGATTGTTCAAAAAATATTACAAAAGCTAGTATAAAATATTCTTTAGAGTGTGATTATCCTAGTGTATGGAAAGATAAACCAAAAATAAATTTAAAAATAAATGATTTAAAAAAAGAGTTAAACGAGTTAGTTGATAATGAAGTAATAAGTGAGGAAGCTTATGAGTCTATTACTAAAAGTGCAAATGCTCCAATAAGACAAGCTTTATATAAATATTTACTTGAAGAAGAGGATAAAAACGATAGAACAACAATTCAAATAGATTTGGCTAAAGGTGATGAATCAAAAAGTTTAAAAGAGAGTATAGATAAAAACTTACCTCTATATTTTTTATTTCAATCTGATAGAGCAAATAAAGATAGTGATGATGATGTTCAAAATCCTTTGAAAATAGCTATTCAAAAAGCACTTCAAAATGATAAAATAAAGAATATGCTTGATGAAGTTGAAAAATTAATGAAAGAACAAATAAAGCAAGTTGGTGATGATACGTTAGCTAAACTTCAAGAGATGGATCCAGCAATAGCTTCAACACTAAATCCTAATTACTCGAAAGAACCTGATTGGAAATCAGTTTTTAAGTTTAATTTTACTGGTAATGACATTCCATTAAACAAAAGAGGTAGTGGAGTTAGAAGACTAGTTTTATTAAATTATTTTAGAGCAGAAGCAGATAGAAAAATTAATGATAGGTATAATAAAAGTGTAATTTATGCTATTGAAGAGCCTGAGACATCACAACATCCTGATTATCAACAGATGTTAATTAAATCACTTTTAGAGCTTTCAAGTCATAAAAATCATCAAGTAATTATTACTACGCATACACCTAATATTGCAAAAATGGTAGAACTTGAAAATGTAATAGCAATAATAAAAGATGAAACAGGGAATATTAAAAAATATAAAGATTTTGATTTGTTATTTGAAGATATAAAAAATACATTAGGTGTCTTACCAAGCATAGATATTAAGAATATTTCAAAAGTCAAATGTATAGTATGCTTAGAAGGTAAACTTGATGTAGAGTTTCTTTTAAATATTAATGATCAAATTAGTGAATATAAAGAAATAATTGAATTAAAAGATAATAATGAAATACTTATAATACCAATGGGTGGAAGTACCATTCAGTATTGGGCAAATAAAAATTTATTAAAAAAATTGCAAATAAATCAAGTACATATATATGATAGTGATATTGGTTCAGATGAACCAAATAAATATAGTAAATATTTTGATTCTATCAATAGTCAAGGACTAAATAACTTTACATTTGAAACAAAAAAAAGAGAGATGGAAAACTATATTCACCACAATATTATCAATGATACCTATGAAGGGTTTCCTATAATATATAGTGAAGAATGGGATACATTAGATTTAGGAGAAGAAGTTGCAAAATATGTTCATAATAATTCAGAAAATTCAGAAATTGATTGGGATGAGATTGAAGATAAAGATAAAAAGAAAAAGAAAGTTAGTCGTGTAAAACAAAGATTTAATGAAGAGTTATCAAAACAAATTACAAAACAACATCTTGAAGAGCTAGAAGCTTTTGAAGAGATAAAAGAATGGTTTGAAAAAATCAAGGAAGCTACAAGAGGATAG